In a genomic window of Lycium ferocissimum isolate CSIRO_LF1 chromosome 9, AGI_CSIRO_Lferr_CH_V1, whole genome shotgun sequence:
- the LOC132030299 gene encoding GATA transcription factor 26-like isoform X2, whose protein sequence is MGKQGPCYHCGVTSTPLWRNGPPEKPILCNACGSRWRTKGTLANYTPLHARAEPDDLEDYRVSRFKNLPVKNKEVKMLKRKKYHDNPEIGILPEYNQSFHRKAFDEDTSNRSSSGSAVSNSESYGQFGSAEASDLTGPGQSNIWEGMVPSRKRTCVVNRPKQSSVEKLTKDLYTILHEQQQQCSYFSGSSEEDLLFESDKPMVSVEIGHGSVLIRHPSSIGREEESEASSLSVDNKHHSSNEAYSQLTTPPVNISKGINASNLITERTKKPTGQGMEQDQIKRSKDHLEKLQILGHHNSPLCHIDIKDVLNHEEFTSHLSSDEQQQLLKYLPPVDSFSPPESLRSMFESSQFEENLSTFQTLLAEGVFDNSFPGVTVEECRTLKRFMLCYLMKSKWVEQFNLLKDMKCKNSSSSSEVAGGPNVIGTGHSVNMKRPRDGQHPKYLGANITMKSPKRVVMKSSYEQKEIIENDGSCFSPRSLFALPSENSFRFANESSDQDLLLDVPSNSSFPQAELLLPTASFAAQASTGSSSIYPHLIQP, encoded by the exons ATGGGAAAGCAAGGGCCTTGCTATCACTGTGGTGTTACAA GCACTCCTCTTTGGCGTAATGGACCACCAGAGAAGCCAATACTTTGCAATGCATGTGGATCTCGGTGGAGAACAAAAGGGACACTGGCAAACTATACTCCTCTCCATGCAAGGGCTGAACCAGATGACCTTGAAGATTATAGGGTCTCAAGGTTCAAAAACTTGCCTGTAAAGAACAAAGAGGTGAAGATGCTGAAACGAAAGAAATATCATGACAATCCTGAAATTGGAATTCTTCCTGAATATAATCAGAGTTTCCACCGTAAGGCTTTTGATGAAGATACAAGCAATAGGTCAAGTTCCGGCTCTGCCGTCTCAAACTCTGAAAGCTATGGACAGTTTGGTAGTGCTGAAGCAAGTGATTTGACAG GCCCCGGGCAATCAAATATATGGGAAGGAATGGTGCCTTCAAGGAAGAGAACATGTGTTGTCAATCGTCCAAAGCAATCTTCAGTTGAAAAGCTTACCAAAGACCTGTATACTATCTtacatgaacaacaacaacaatgttCGTACTTCTCCGGATCTTCTGAAGAAGATTTGCTTTTTGAAAGTGACAAGCCTATGGTCTCTGTTGAGATAGGACATGGAAGTGTGCTCATTCGGCATCCAAGTTCTATAGGTAGAGAAGAAGAATCAGAAGCCAGCTCTTTGTCGGTTGACAACAAACACCATTCTTCCAATGAGGCTTATTCACAATTGACTACTCCACCTGTAAATATTAGTAAGGGTATCAATGCCTCAAACCTGATAACTGAGAGAACTAAGAAGCCTACTGGTCAAGGAATGGAACAAGACCAGATTAAAAG GAGTAAGGATCACCTTGAAAAATTGCAGATTCTCGGACATCATAATTCGCCACTGTGCCACATAGACATTAAG GATGTACTTAATCATGAAGAATTCACAAGTCATCTGTCAAGTGATGAACAACAGCAACTACTAAAGTACTTACCTCCTGTTGATTCTTTTTCACCTCCAGAGAG TCTCAGGAGCATGTTCGAGAGCTCTCAATTTGAGGAGAATTTATCTACCTTCCAGACACTTCTTGCAGAAGGCGTTTTTGATAACTCGTTCCCTGGGGTGACTGTAGAAGAATGTAGAACCTTGAAGAGGTTTATGTTGTGCTATTTAATGAAATCAAAGTGGGTGGAACAATTTAATCTTCTTAAG GACATGAAATGTAAAAATAGTAGCAGTAGTTCTGAAGTTGCAGGAGGGCCCAATGTTATTGGCACAGGTCATTCAGTGAACATGAAGAGACCACGCGACGGACAACATCCAAAATATTTAG GGGCAAACATAACAATGAAGAGCCCCAAGAGAGTGGTGATGAAAAGCAGCTATGAACAGAAGGAAATCATAGAGAATGATGGCTCTTGCTTCAGTCCAAGAAGCCTTTTTGCATTGCCATCTGAGAATTCCTTCCGTTTTGCAAATGAAAGTTCTGATCAGGACTTGCTGCTGGATGTGCCATCCAACAGCTCCTTCCCTCAGGCAGAACTCCTCCTACCAACAGCAAGTTTTGCAGCTCAAGCAAGCACAGGTAGTAGCTCAATATACCCGCACCTCATCCAGCCCTAG
- the LOC132030299 gene encoding GATA transcription factor 26-like isoform X1 — protein MGKQGPCYHCGVTSTPLWRNGPPEKPILCNACGSRWRTKGTLANYTPLHARAEPDDLEDYRVSRFKNLPVKNKEVKMLKRKKYHDNPEIGILPEYNQSFHRKAFDEDTSNRSSSGSAVSNSESYGQFGSAEASDLTGPGQSNIWEGMVPSRKRTCVVNRPKQSSVEKLTKDLYTILHEQQQQCSYFSGSSEEDLLFESDKPMVSVEIGHGSVLIRHPSSIGREEESEASSLSVDNKHHSSNEAYSQLTTPPVNISKGINASNLITERTKKPTGQGMEQDQIKRSKDHLEKLQILGHHNSPLCHIDIKDVLNHEEFTSHLSSDEQQQLLKYLPPVDSFSPPESLRSMFESSQFEENLSTFQTLLAEGVFDNSFPGVTVEECRTLKRFMLCYLMKSKWVEQFNLLKTEVRANLLVCQDMKCKNSSSSSEVAGGPNVIGTGHSVNMKRPRDGQHPKYLGANITMKSPKRVVMKSSYEQKEIIENDGSCFSPRSLFALPSENSFRFANESSDQDLLLDVPSNSSFPQAELLLPTASFAAQASTGSSSIYPHLIQP, from the exons ATGGGAAAGCAAGGGCCTTGCTATCACTGTGGTGTTACAA GCACTCCTCTTTGGCGTAATGGACCACCAGAGAAGCCAATACTTTGCAATGCATGTGGATCTCGGTGGAGAACAAAAGGGACACTGGCAAACTATACTCCTCTCCATGCAAGGGCTGAACCAGATGACCTTGAAGATTATAGGGTCTCAAGGTTCAAAAACTTGCCTGTAAAGAACAAAGAGGTGAAGATGCTGAAACGAAAGAAATATCATGACAATCCTGAAATTGGAATTCTTCCTGAATATAATCAGAGTTTCCACCGTAAGGCTTTTGATGAAGATACAAGCAATAGGTCAAGTTCCGGCTCTGCCGTCTCAAACTCTGAAAGCTATGGACAGTTTGGTAGTGCTGAAGCAAGTGATTTGACAG GCCCCGGGCAATCAAATATATGGGAAGGAATGGTGCCTTCAAGGAAGAGAACATGTGTTGTCAATCGTCCAAAGCAATCTTCAGTTGAAAAGCTTACCAAAGACCTGTATACTATCTtacatgaacaacaacaacaatgttCGTACTTCTCCGGATCTTCTGAAGAAGATTTGCTTTTTGAAAGTGACAAGCCTATGGTCTCTGTTGAGATAGGACATGGAAGTGTGCTCATTCGGCATCCAAGTTCTATAGGTAGAGAAGAAGAATCAGAAGCCAGCTCTTTGTCGGTTGACAACAAACACCATTCTTCCAATGAGGCTTATTCACAATTGACTACTCCACCTGTAAATATTAGTAAGGGTATCAATGCCTCAAACCTGATAACTGAGAGAACTAAGAAGCCTACTGGTCAAGGAATGGAACAAGACCAGATTAAAAG GAGTAAGGATCACCTTGAAAAATTGCAGATTCTCGGACATCATAATTCGCCACTGTGCCACATAGACATTAAG GATGTACTTAATCATGAAGAATTCACAAGTCATCTGTCAAGTGATGAACAACAGCAACTACTAAAGTACTTACCTCCTGTTGATTCTTTTTCACCTCCAGAGAG TCTCAGGAGCATGTTCGAGAGCTCTCAATTTGAGGAGAATTTATCTACCTTCCAGACACTTCTTGCAGAAGGCGTTTTTGATAACTCGTTCCCTGGGGTGACTGTAGAAGAATGTAGAACCTTGAAGAGGTTTATGTTGTGCTATTTAATGAAATCAAAGTGGGTGGAACAATTTAATCTTCTTAAG ACAGAAGTTAGAGCCAATTTACTTGTATGTCAGGACATGAAATGTAAAAATAGTAGCAGTAGTTCTGAAGTTGCAGGAGGGCCCAATGTTATTGGCACAGGTCATTCAGTGAACATGAAGAGACCACGCGACGGACAACATCCAAAATATTTAG GGGCAAACATAACAATGAAGAGCCCCAAGAGAGTGGTGATGAAAAGCAGCTATGAACAGAAGGAAATCATAGAGAATGATGGCTCTTGCTTCAGTCCAAGAAGCCTTTTTGCATTGCCATCTGAGAATTCCTTCCGTTTTGCAAATGAAAGTTCTGATCAGGACTTGCTGCTGGATGTGCCATCCAACAGCTCCTTCCCTCAGGCAGAACTCCTCCTACCAACAGCAAGTTTTGCAGCTCAAGCAAGCACAGGTAGTAGCTCAATATACCCGCACCTCATCCAGCCCTAG
- the LOC132030299 gene encoding GATA transcription factor 26-like isoform X3 — protein sequence MGKQGPCYHCGVTSTPLWRNGPPEKPILCNACGSRWRTKGTLANYTPLHARAEPDDLEDYRVSRFKNLPVKNKEVKMLKRKKYHDNPEIGILPEYNQSFHRKAFDEDTSNRSSSGSAVSNSESYGQFGSAEASDLTGPGQSNIWEGMVPSRKRTCVVNRPKQSSVEKLTKDLYTILHEQQQQCSYFSGSSEEDLLFESDKPMVSVEIGHGSVLIRHPSSIGREEESEASSLSVDNKHHSSNEAYSQLTTPPVNISKGINASNLITERTKKPTGQGMEQDQIKRSKDHLEKLQILGHHNSPLCHIDIKDVLNHEEFTSHLSSDEQQQLLKYLPPVDSFSPPESLRSMFESSQFEENLSTFQTLLAEGVFDNSFPGVTVEECRTLKRFMLCYLMKSKWVEQFNLLKTEVRANLLVCQDMKCKNSSSSSEVAGGPNVIGTGHSVNMKRPRDGQHPKYLVWFNLFLIQMETTV from the exons ATGGGAAAGCAAGGGCCTTGCTATCACTGTGGTGTTACAA GCACTCCTCTTTGGCGTAATGGACCACCAGAGAAGCCAATACTTTGCAATGCATGTGGATCTCGGTGGAGAACAAAAGGGACACTGGCAAACTATACTCCTCTCCATGCAAGGGCTGAACCAGATGACCTTGAAGATTATAGGGTCTCAAGGTTCAAAAACTTGCCTGTAAAGAACAAAGAGGTGAAGATGCTGAAACGAAAGAAATATCATGACAATCCTGAAATTGGAATTCTTCCTGAATATAATCAGAGTTTCCACCGTAAGGCTTTTGATGAAGATACAAGCAATAGGTCAAGTTCCGGCTCTGCCGTCTCAAACTCTGAAAGCTATGGACAGTTTGGTAGTGCTGAAGCAAGTGATTTGACAG GCCCCGGGCAATCAAATATATGGGAAGGAATGGTGCCTTCAAGGAAGAGAACATGTGTTGTCAATCGTCCAAAGCAATCTTCAGTTGAAAAGCTTACCAAAGACCTGTATACTATCTtacatgaacaacaacaacaatgttCGTACTTCTCCGGATCTTCTGAAGAAGATTTGCTTTTTGAAAGTGACAAGCCTATGGTCTCTGTTGAGATAGGACATGGAAGTGTGCTCATTCGGCATCCAAGTTCTATAGGTAGAGAAGAAGAATCAGAAGCCAGCTCTTTGTCGGTTGACAACAAACACCATTCTTCCAATGAGGCTTATTCACAATTGACTACTCCACCTGTAAATATTAGTAAGGGTATCAATGCCTCAAACCTGATAACTGAGAGAACTAAGAAGCCTACTGGTCAAGGAATGGAACAAGACCAGATTAAAAG GAGTAAGGATCACCTTGAAAAATTGCAGATTCTCGGACATCATAATTCGCCACTGTGCCACATAGACATTAAG GATGTACTTAATCATGAAGAATTCACAAGTCATCTGTCAAGTGATGAACAACAGCAACTACTAAAGTACTTACCTCCTGTTGATTCTTTTTCACCTCCAGAGAG TCTCAGGAGCATGTTCGAGAGCTCTCAATTTGAGGAGAATTTATCTACCTTCCAGACACTTCTTGCAGAAGGCGTTTTTGATAACTCGTTCCCTGGGGTGACTGTAGAAGAATGTAGAACCTTGAAGAGGTTTATGTTGTGCTATTTAATGAAATCAAAGTGGGTGGAACAATTTAATCTTCTTAAG ACAGAAGTTAGAGCCAATTTACTTGTATGTCAGGACATGAAATGTAAAAATAGTAGCAGTAGTTCTGAAGTTGCAGGAGGGCCCAATGTTATTGGCACAGGTCATTCAGTGAACATGAAGAGACCACGCGACGGACAACATCCAAAATATTTAG TGTGGTTCAACTTGTTTCTAATTCAGATGGAAACAACAGTTTAA
- the LOC132030299 gene encoding GATA transcription factor 26-like isoform X4 has product MGKQGPCYHCGVTSTPLWRNGPPEKPILCNACGSRWRTKGTLANYTPLHARAEPDDLEDYRVSRFKNLPVKNKEVKMLKRKKYHDNPEIGILPEYNQSFHRKAFDEDTSNRSSSGSAVSNSESYGQFGSAEASDLTGPGQSNIWEGMVPSRKRTCVVNRPKQSSVEKLTKDLYTILHEQQQQCSYFSGSSEEDLLFESDKPMVSVEIGHGSVLIRHPSSIGREEESEASSLSVDNKHHSSNEAYSQLTTPPVNISKGINASNLITERTKKPTGQGMEQDQIKRSKDHLEKLQILGHHNSPLCHIDIKDVLNHEEFTSHLSSDEQQQLLKYLPPVDSFSPPESLRSMFESSQFEENLSTFQTLLAEGVFDNSFPGVTVEECRTLKRFMLCYLMKSKWVEQFNLLKDMKCKNSSSSSEVAGGPNVIGTGHSVNMKRPRDGQHPKYLVWFNLFLIQMETTV; this is encoded by the exons ATGGGAAAGCAAGGGCCTTGCTATCACTGTGGTGTTACAA GCACTCCTCTTTGGCGTAATGGACCACCAGAGAAGCCAATACTTTGCAATGCATGTGGATCTCGGTGGAGAACAAAAGGGACACTGGCAAACTATACTCCTCTCCATGCAAGGGCTGAACCAGATGACCTTGAAGATTATAGGGTCTCAAGGTTCAAAAACTTGCCTGTAAAGAACAAAGAGGTGAAGATGCTGAAACGAAAGAAATATCATGACAATCCTGAAATTGGAATTCTTCCTGAATATAATCAGAGTTTCCACCGTAAGGCTTTTGATGAAGATACAAGCAATAGGTCAAGTTCCGGCTCTGCCGTCTCAAACTCTGAAAGCTATGGACAGTTTGGTAGTGCTGAAGCAAGTGATTTGACAG GCCCCGGGCAATCAAATATATGGGAAGGAATGGTGCCTTCAAGGAAGAGAACATGTGTTGTCAATCGTCCAAAGCAATCTTCAGTTGAAAAGCTTACCAAAGACCTGTATACTATCTtacatgaacaacaacaacaatgttCGTACTTCTCCGGATCTTCTGAAGAAGATTTGCTTTTTGAAAGTGACAAGCCTATGGTCTCTGTTGAGATAGGACATGGAAGTGTGCTCATTCGGCATCCAAGTTCTATAGGTAGAGAAGAAGAATCAGAAGCCAGCTCTTTGTCGGTTGACAACAAACACCATTCTTCCAATGAGGCTTATTCACAATTGACTACTCCACCTGTAAATATTAGTAAGGGTATCAATGCCTCAAACCTGATAACTGAGAGAACTAAGAAGCCTACTGGTCAAGGAATGGAACAAGACCAGATTAAAAG GAGTAAGGATCACCTTGAAAAATTGCAGATTCTCGGACATCATAATTCGCCACTGTGCCACATAGACATTAAG GATGTACTTAATCATGAAGAATTCACAAGTCATCTGTCAAGTGATGAACAACAGCAACTACTAAAGTACTTACCTCCTGTTGATTCTTTTTCACCTCCAGAGAG TCTCAGGAGCATGTTCGAGAGCTCTCAATTTGAGGAGAATTTATCTACCTTCCAGACACTTCTTGCAGAAGGCGTTTTTGATAACTCGTTCCCTGGGGTGACTGTAGAAGAATGTAGAACCTTGAAGAGGTTTATGTTGTGCTATTTAATGAAATCAAAGTGGGTGGAACAATTTAATCTTCTTAAG GACATGAAATGTAAAAATAGTAGCAGTAGTTCTGAAGTTGCAGGAGGGCCCAATGTTATTGGCACAGGTCATTCAGTGAACATGAAGAGACCACGCGACGGACAACATCCAAAATATTTAG TGTGGTTCAACTTGTTTCTAATTCAGATGGAAACAACAGTTTAA